A part of Rhodamnia argentea isolate NSW1041297 chromosome 8, ASM2092103v1, whole genome shotgun sequence genomic DNA contains:
- the LOC125316225 gene encoding protein MAEA homolog, whose product MDIDPLPNGTPAAAVAAAAAAAATNAPSSKLSQLTESLKLEHQFMRVPFEHYKKSIRANHRVVEKEVSAVVSAISDTADTTDVSGEDDAVDRLNSLVSRLQGLKRKLEEGSRTEHLQAQRSRARLDHLESADPENLSEWSNTRLKRILVDYMLRMSYYDTAAKLAESTNIQDLVDIDVFLEAKKVIDALQNKEVGPALAWCTENKSRLKKSKSILEFQLRLQEFVELVRADNSMRAIAYARKYLAPWGSTHMKELQHVMATLAFRSTTECATYKVLFELKQWDFLVDQFRQEFCRLYGMTFEPLLNIYLQAGLSALKTPFCTEDGCTKEDPLSQESFRKLAMPLPFSKQHHSKLVCYITKELMDTENPPLVLPNGYVYSTKALEEMAKKNNGKITCPRTNYGCDYSELVKAYIS is encoded by the exons ATGGATATCGATCCTCTCCCCAATGGCACGCCGGCCGCCgcagtggcggcggcggcggcggcggctgctaCCAACGCTCCGTCGTCGAAGCTGTCACAGCTGACGGAGTCGCTGAAGCTGGAGCACCAGTTCATGCGGGTCCCCTTCGAGCACTACAAGAAGTCGATCCGCGCCAACCACCGCGTCGTCGAGAAGGAGGTCTCCGCTGTCGTCTCCGCCATCTCTGATACTGCCGACACCACCGACGTGTCCGGCGAGGACGACGCCGTGGATCGGCTCAACTCGCTTGTTTCCAGGTTGCAAGGGCTTAAGAGGAAG TTGGAAGAGGGAAGTCGGACAGAGCACTTGCAAGCTCAGAGAAGCCGAGCTCGATTAGACCACTTAGAATCAGCTGATCCGGAGAATTTATCCGAGTGGAGCAACACCCGATTAAAGCGAATTCTTGTAGATTACATGTTGCGGATGTCTTACTATGATACTGCTGCTAAGCTTGCAGAGAGTACTAATATACAG GATCTTGTTGATATTGACGTATTCCTAGAAGCCAAAAAAGTTATTGATGCTCTCCAAAATAAGGAGGTGGGTCCTGCCCTCGCTTGGTGCACTGAAAACAAGTCAAGATTAAAGAAATCCAAG AGCATTTTGGAGTTCCAATTAAGACTTCAAGAGTTTGTTGAATTGGTGAGAGCTGACAACAGCATGCGAGCTATTGCCTATGCCAGAAAGTATCTTGCACCATGGGGATCTACGCATATGAAAGAGCTGCAGCATGTCATGGCCACGTTAGCATTCAGGAGCACCACTGAATGTGCAACCTACAAG GTTTTATTTGAACTGAAGCAATGGGATTTCCTTGTGGATCAATTTAGACAGGAATTCTGCAGATTATATGGAATGACTTTTGAGCCTTTGCTAAACATATATTTACAGGCTGGATTGTCTGCTTTGAAAACTCC ATTCTGCACCGAAGATGGTTGCACAAAGGAAGACCCATTATCCCAGGAAAGTTTCCGAAAACTTGCAATGCCATTACCTTTCTCCAAGCAGCATCACTCGAAGCTTGTTTGTTATATAACTAAAGAACTTATGGACACAGAGAACCCACCTCTAGTCCTACCAAATGGCTATGTCTATAGCACCAAG GCTCTTGAAGAAATGGCAAAGAAGAACAATGGTAAAATCACCTGCCCTAGGACAAACTACGGCTGCGATTATTCTGAACTGGTAAAGGCATACATATCCTAA